The following are from one region of the Salminus brasiliensis chromosome 14, fSalBra1.hap2, whole genome shotgun sequence genome:
- the plagx gene encoding pleomorphic adenoma gene X, with product MFHGKDHLNSHLQTHDSNKQELQCEECGKHYNTRLGLRRHVATHTTSVSGDLTCKVCRQVFESMPTLLEHLSTHTGRPPPGGVVRERKHQCERCGRRFFTRKDVRRHAVVHTGRRDFLCPRCAQRFGRRDHLTRHLKKSHAQELDVLTSVPPSIVKEEPSPTMCSGSPKDASEAFAMGMFNPQGLQSSSTSGVSHHHSLVPGPLPSPMGVGCYLEPSKHQPPQQYQEAHRYQPGSATSYLKAEMENFLTELQCGPMPPQASVATTTSRPGDLLPESLGGQAAHFTLRNSAFATAEPSPPAANMDLSHLLGFLPFGLPPYSAPLSSGGLVMGYSTTTTAGSPTSTSQLSGPLTSFQPQPLHEPQASGHLNQLSGFSPTLPRFHQAFQQ from the coding sequence ATGTTTCATGGGAAGGACCATCTAAACAGCCACCTACAGACCCATGACTCCAACAAGCAGGAGCTGCAGTGTGAAGAGTGCGGCAAACACTACAACACTCGCCTGGGTCTGAGACGGCATGTGGCCACCCATACCACCTCGGTCAGCGGAGATCTAACCTGTAAAGTGTGCCGTCAGGTTTTCGAAAGCATGCCGACTCTACTCGAGCACCTGAGCACTCATACCGGTCGGCCTCCTCCGGGCGGAGTAGTGCGGGAGAGAAAACACCAGTGCGAGCGATGTGGCCGTCGCTTCTTCACCAGGAAGGATGTGAGGCGCCATGCGGTGGTGCACACGGGCAGAAGAGACTTCCTGTGTCCTCGCTGCGCCCAACGTTTCGGCCGACGTGACCACCTCACCCGCCACCTCAAGAAAAGCCATGCCCAGGAACTGGACGTCCTCACCTCCGTGCCTCCTAGCATTGTGAAAGAAGAGCCGAGCCCCACCATGTGCTCTGGCTCTCCTAAGGATGCCTCAGAAGCGTTTGCCATGGGCATGTTCAACCCTCAAGGCCTGCAGAGTTCCTCTACCTCAGGGGTCAGTCACCATCATTCTTTAGTGCCTGGCCCTCTGCCCAGCCCGATGGGTGTGGGCTGCTACCTTGAGCCAAGCAAGCACCAGCCACCACAACAGTACCAAGAAGCTCACAGATACCAGCCTGGCTCCGCTACCTCGTATCTGAAGGCGGAGATGGAGAACTTCTTGACAGAGCTCCAGTGTGGGCCAATGCCACCACAGGCTTCGGTTGCAACCACCACCTCCAGACCTGGAGACCTTCTCCCAGAAAGTCTAGGAGGTCAGGCCGCCCACTTCACCCTCAGGAACTCCGCCTTTGCCACAGCCGAGCCTTCACCTCCTGCTGCTAACATGGACCTCTCTCACCTCTTGGGCTTCCTGCCCTTCGGCCTGCCGCCGTACAGCGCACCATTGAGCTCAGGAGGCCTCGTGATGGGATACTCCACCACCACTACAGCCGGGTCCCCAACCTCTACCTCTCAGCTCTCCGGGCCACTTACCTCATTTCAACCGCAGCCGCTGCACGAGCCTCAAGCCTCAGGGCATTTAAACCAGCTGTCTGGTTTCTCTCCTACTCTACCTCGATTCCATCAGGCCTTTCAGCAGTAA